The following proteins are co-located in the Clostridiales bacterium genome:
- the serC gene encoding 3-phosphoserine/phosphohydroxythreonine transaminase encodes MSQKERVYNFSAGPSMLPLEVMEQAAEQLTNYNGCGMSVMEMSHRSAEFEEILHSAEKNLRDIMNIPDNYKVMFLQGGATLQFSMIPINLLRKSKKADYIITGAWAKKAYEEAQKFGEIKAVASSEESNFTYIPEVKKEEFTPDADYVHITLNNTIYGTRYPYIPDTGDIPLVADLSSCILSDEVDVSKFGLIYAGAQKNIGPAGVVIVIIRDDLIGFAPKNAPIYLDYKIHVNNESMYNTPPTFGIYMAGEIFKHIKNLGGVPALERINRQKAKKLYDYIDNSKLYSCPVEVQDRSLMNVVFITGDETLDKKFTKEAKAAGLHNLGGHRSIGGMRASIYNAMPMSGVDTLIAFMKKFEAENSK; translated from the coding sequence ATGAGTCAGAAAGAAAGAGTTTACAACTTTTCGGCTGGACCCTCCATGCTTCCCTTAGAGGTCATGGAGCAAGCAGCAGAACAACTAACAAATTACAATGGATGCGGTATGTCCGTTATGGAAATGAGCCATCGTTCCGCAGAGTTTGAAGAAATTCTTCATTCCGCTGAGAAAAACCTCAGAGATATTATGAATATCCCTGATAATTATAAGGTGATGTTCCTTCAAGGCGGTGCAACCTTACAGTTTTCCATGATTCCCATCAATCTGCTTCGTAAATCCAAGAAAGCCGATTATATTATAACGGGAGCCTGGGCAAAAAAGGCATATGAAGAAGCACAAAAATTTGGGGAAATCAAAGCCGTCGCTTCCTCGGAAGAAAGCAATTTCACCTATATCCCTGAAGTGAAAAAAGAAGAATTTACACCGGATGCGGACTATGTGCATATAACATTAAATAATACAATTTATGGCACGAGATATCCGTACATTCCCGATACAGGAGATATTCCACTTGTTGCTGATCTTTCGTCTTGCATTCTTTCTGACGAAGTTGACGTATCAAAATTCGGACTGATCTATGCGGGAGCACAAAAGAATATCGGGCCGGCAGGAGTAGTTATTGTAATCATCCGTGATGATCTCATCGGTTTTGCTCCGAAAAATGCACCAATTTATCTGGATTATAAAATTCACGTAAACAATGAATCCATGTACAATACCCCACCAACTTTCGGGATTTATATGGCGGGAGAGATCTTTAAGCATATCAAAAATCTGGGCGGAGTTCCTGCGCTGGAAAGGATCAATAGACAGAAAGCGAAGAAACTTTATGACTATATTGATAACAGCAAACTATACAGCTGCCCTGTTGAGGTGCAAGACAGATCTCTTATGAATGTTGTCTTTATTACAGGTGATGAGACACTGGATAAGAAATTTACAAAGGAAGCTAAAGCAGCGGGACTCCATAATCTGGGAGGCCACCGTTCCATCGGCGGCATGAGAGCAAGCATCTATAATGCTATGCCCATGTCTGGGGTAGACACTTTGATTGCTTTTATGAAAAAGTTCGAGGCTGAGAACAGCAAGTAA
- a CDS encoding 3-phosphoglycerate dehydrogenase: MYKIATLNKISSKGLERFSDRYTVSDNTSDAQGILLRSQDMHSMALPESLLAIARAGAGVNNIPVDACSKKGIVVFNTPGANANAVKELVLTGILMSARNVSSAIAWTKTLTEDISKTVEKNKSQFAGHEIKGKVLGVVGLGAIGVMVANAAESLGMHVIGYDPYMSIQSAHELSRTVEVSESLDLLLPKCDYITIHVPFMENTKELINEKRFSLMKDGVCLLNFSRDQIVSEADILNALETGKVRKYVTDFPSEKFLCNDKAICIPHLGASTKESEENCARMAVDQMMDYLENGNITNSVNFPNCSLGISTSMNRIAVLNKNVPAMLGKITGILADMNINISDLNNRSKGELAYTLIDIDSEVDEVALKQALNVNGIISVRVI; this comes from the coding sequence ATGTACAAAATAGCAACCTTGAATAAGATCTCAAGTAAAGGGCTGGAACGGTTCAGTGATCGATATACCGTAAGCGACAATACGTCTGACGCACAAGGAATTCTTCTCAGAAGTCAGGATATGCATTCCATGGCACTGCCGGAGTCACTGCTTGCAATTGCAAGAGCCGGAGCAGGAGTGAATAATATTCCAGTTGACGCATGCTCAAAAAAAGGGATTGTTGTTTTTAACACCCCCGGAGCCAACGCCAACGCGGTAAAGGAACTCGTATTGACCGGAATTCTCATGTCTGCAAGAAATGTCTCCAGCGCCATTGCCTGGACAAAAACTTTGACCGAAGATATTTCCAAGACTGTTGAAAAGAACAAATCCCAGTTTGCAGGCCATGAAATCAAAGGAAAAGTCCTTGGCGTTGTCGGCCTTGGAGCCATTGGGGTTATGGTTGCCAATGCTGCCGAAAGTCTCGGAATGCATGTAATCGGCTACGATCCATATATGTCGATCCAGTCTGCACACGAATTATCCCGCACGGTAGAGGTATCCGAGTCTCTTGATCTCCTTCTTCCTAAATGTGATTATATCACAATCCATGTGCCATTCATGGAAAATACAAAGGAGCTGATCAACGAAAAGCGCTTCAGCCTCATGAAAGACGGTGTATGCCTTCTGAACTTCTCAAGAGACCAGATTGTCAGTGAAGCGGACATCCTGAACGCACTGGAAACAGGTAAAGTACGTAAATATGTTACTGACTTCCCGTCGGAGAAGTTCCTCTGTAATGACAAAGCGATCTGCATCCCTCATCTGGGCGCTTCCACAAAGGAATCCGAAGAGAACTGCGCAAGAATGGCGGTTGATCAGATGATGGACTATCTGGAAAACGGAAACATCACCAATTCCGTCAACTTTCCCAATTGCTCGCTGGGAATCAGCACTTCCATGAACCGAATTGCTGTACTCAATAAGAATGTACCTGCAATGCTCGGAAAAATTACAGGAATTCTTGCTGATATGAATATCAATATCAGCGATCTAAACAACAGAAGCAAGGGTGAGTTAGCTTATACACTCATTGATATTGACTCCGAGGTAGATGAAGTGGCTCTGAAGCAGGCGCTGAATGTCAACGGAATCATCTCCGTAAGAGTCATCTGA